From Ancylobacter pratisalsi, one genomic window encodes:
- a CDS encoding NAD(P)/FAD-dependent oxidoreductase: MARLVVLGAGAMGLAAAYRALKLGHDVTLLEAAPEAGGMAAHFDFDGLSIERFYHFVCKSDDPTFALMDELGIGDKMRWRATSMGYFTKGELNPWGDPVSLLRFPHLSLIEKFRYGLLAFVSTKRASWPALEHVSAKDWIERWSGASVYRKMWHPLFALKFYEYADNVSASWIWTRVRRIGRSRRSLMQEELGHIEDGSQTLVDALMVAILAEGGEVHLGEPALRVETRDGHVHEVVTPTGRYPADAVISTVPTPLVSRLVPDLPEASKAAYDAIANIGVVCVMLKLKRPVTPHFWVNVVEPDMPIPGIIEFSNLRPMPDGESVVYVPYYMPVTNPLWARADQSFLDEAFGCLRRINPGLTEADLLAGQVGRLTHAQPVCPPGFAATLPPVQTPIAGLQIADTCFYYPEDRGIAESIRIGERMARDVA, encoded by the coding sequence ATGGCTCGACTTGTCGTTCTCGGAGCCGGAGCCATGGGGCTGGCGGCGGCGTATCGCGCGCTGAAGCTTGGCCACGACGTCACGCTGCTGGAGGCCGCGCCCGAGGCGGGCGGCATGGCCGCGCATTTCGATTTTGACGGCCTGTCGATCGAGCGCTTCTACCATTTCGTCTGCAAGTCGGATGATCCCACCTTCGCGCTGATGGACGAACTGGGCATCGGCGACAAGATGCGCTGGCGCGCGACCTCGATGGGGTATTTCACCAAGGGCGAGCTGAACCCCTGGGGCGACCCGGTCTCGCTGCTGCGCTTCCCGCATCTGTCGCTGATCGAGAAGTTCCGCTACGGCCTTCTCGCCTTCGTCTCCACCAAGCGCGCGTCCTGGCCCGCGCTCGAACACGTCTCGGCAAAGGACTGGATCGAGCGCTGGTCCGGCGCTTCGGTCTACAGGAAGATGTGGCACCCGCTCTTCGCGCTGAAGTTCTACGAGTACGCCGACAACGTCTCCGCCTCCTGGATCTGGACCCGCGTCCGGCGCATCGGGCGGTCGCGGCGCTCGCTGATGCAGGAGGAGCTGGGCCATATCGAGGACGGCTCGCAGACACTGGTCGATGCGCTCATGGTGGCCATTCTCGCCGAGGGCGGCGAGGTGCATCTGGGCGAGCCCGCGCTCCGGGTCGAAACCAGGGATGGGCATGTGCACGAGGTCGTCACCCCCACCGGCCGCTACCCGGCCGATGCGGTGATCTCCACCGTGCCCACGCCGCTGGTCAGCCGGCTGGTGCCGGACCTGCCGGAGGCGAGCAAGGCCGCCTATGACGCCATCGCCAATATCGGCGTGGTGTGCGTGATGCTGAAGCTCAAGCGCCCGGTCACGCCGCATTTCTGGGTCAACGTGGTCGAGCCCGACATGCCGATACCGGGCATCATCGAGTTCTCCAATCTGCGCCCGATGCCGGATGGCGAGAGCGTGGTCTACGTGCCCTACTACATGCCGGTGACCAACCCGCTCTGGGCGCGTGCCGACCAGAGCTTCCTCGACGAGGCCTTCGGCTGCCTCCGGCGGATCAATCCGGGCCTCACCGAGGCGGATCTGCTGGCCGGTCAGGTCGGCCGCCTCACCCATGCCCAGCCGGTCTGCCCCCCGGGTTTCGCGGCCACGCTGCCCCCGGTGCAGACCCCCATCGCCGGCCTCCAGATCGCCGATACCTGCTTCTACTACCCGGAGGATCGCGGCATTGCCGAGAGCATCCGCATCGGCGAGCGCATGGCGCGCGATGTTGCCTGA
- a CDS encoding GtrA family protein, with protein sequence MSREFLLFVLIGAFAATINLLARLLFSLAIPFEISVILAYPVGMTVAFVLNRYFVFNAGGSAATGQYVRFALVNLLALVQIWLVSVGLARYLFPAIGFVWHSETIAHAIALGSPILTSYFAHKYFSFRTV encoded by the coding sequence ATGAGCCGCGAGTTCCTTCTCTTCGTCCTGATCGGCGCCTTCGCGGCGACGATCAACCTGCTGGCGCGCCTGCTCTTCAGCCTCGCGATCCCGTTCGAGATCTCGGTCATCCTCGCCTATCCCGTCGGCATGACGGTGGCATTCGTGCTGAACCGCTACTTCGTGTTCAACGCCGGCGGCTCGGCAGCGACGGGCCAGTATGTCCGCTTCGCGCTGGTGAACCTTCTGGCGCTGGTGCAGATCTGGCTGGTGAGCGTGGGCCTCGCCCGCTACCTGTTTCCGGCCATCGGGTTCGTCTGGCACAGCGAGACCATCGCCCATGCCATCGCGCTGGGAAGCCCGATCCTCACCAGCTATTTCGCCCACAAATACTTCTCGTTCCGAACCGTCTGA